From Desmodus rotundus isolate HL8 chromosome 12, HLdesRot8A.1, whole genome shotgun sequence, one genomic window encodes:
- the VANGL2 gene encoding vang-like protein 2, whose product MDTESQYSGYSYKSGHSRSSRKHRDRRDRHRSKSRDGNRGDKSVTIQAPGEPLLDNESTRGDERDDNWGETTTVVTGTSEHSISHDDLTRIAKDMEDSVPLDCSRHLGVAAGTTLALLSFLTPLAFLLLPPLLWREELEPCGTACEGLFISVAFKLLILLLGSWALFFRRPKASLPRVFVLRALLMVLVFLLVVSYWLFYGVRILDARERSYQGVVQFAVSLVDALLFVHYLAVVLLELRQLQPQFTLKVVRSTDGASRFYNVGHLSIQRVAVWILEKYYHDFPVYNPALLNLPKSVLAKKVSGFKVYSLGEENSTSNSTGQSRAVIAAAARRRDNSHNEYYYEEAEHERRVRKRRARLVVAVEEAFTHIKRLQEEEQKNPREVMDPREAAQAIFASMARAMQKYLRTTKQQPYHTMESILQHLEFCITHDMTPKAFLERYLEAGPTIQYHKERWLAKQWTLVSEEPVTNGLKDGIIFLLKRQDFSLVVSTRKVPFFKLSEEFVDPKSHKFVMRLQSETSV is encoded by the exons ATGGACACCGAATCCCAGTACTCGGGCTATTCCTACAAATCGGGCCACTCCCGCAGCTCCCGAAAGCACAG GGACCGTCGGGACCGACACCGCTCTAAGAGCCGAGATGGGAATCGAGGGGATAAATCGGTGACAATCCAGGCTCCAGGGGAGCCCCTGCTGGACAATGAGTCCACTCGAGGGGATGAGCGG GATGACAACTGGGGGGAAACAACCACGGTAGTAACAGGTACTTCAGAACACAGCATCTCCCACGATGACCTCACGCGAATCGCCAAGGACATGGAGGACAGTGTCCCACTGGACTGCTCCCGTCACCTGGGGGTGGCTGCTGGTACCACGCTGGCACTGCTCTCCTTCCTTACACCGCTGGCTTTCTTGCTGCTGCCCCCTCTGCTGTGGCGGGAGGAGTTGGAGCCCTGTGGGACAGCCTGCGAGGGCCTCTTCATCTCTGTGGCCTTCAAGCTTCTTATCTTGCTGCTGGGCAGCTGGGCCCTATTCTTCCGCCGTCCCAAGGCCTCACTGCCCCGTGTCTTCGTGCTGCGTGCCCTGCTCATGGTGCTCGTCTTCCTGCTCGTTGTCTCCTATTGGCTCTTCTACGGTGTGCGCATCCTGGACGCCCGGGAACGCAGCTACCAGGGTGTAGTGCAGTTTGCCGTGTCGCTGGTGGATGCCCTGCTCTTTGTACACTACCTGGCGGTGGTCCTGCTGGAGTTGCGCCAGCTGCAGCCTCAGTTCACACTCAAGGTTGTGCGCTCCACTGATGGGGCCAGCCGCTTCTACAACGTGGGCCATCTCAG CATCCAGCGCGTGGCAGTGTGGATCCTGGAGAAGTATTACCATGACTTCCCTGTCTACAACCCCGCCCTTCTCAACCTGCCCAAGTCCGTCCTGGCCAAGAAAGTGTCTGGCTTCAAGGTGTATTCCCTCGGAGAGG AAAACAGCACCAGCAACTCCACGGGCCAGTCCCGGGCTGTGATTGCTGCAGCGGCCCGGAGGCGGGACAACAGCCACAATGAGTACTACTACGAGGAGGCAGAGCATGAGCGGAGGGTGCGCAAGCGGAGGGCCAG GCTTGTGGTGGCGGTGGAGGAGGCCTTCACTCACATTAAGCGGCTGCAGGAAGAGGAGCAGAAGAACCCCAGGGAGGTGATGGACCCCCGGGAGGCAGCACAGGCCATCTTTGCATCCATGGCCCGTGCCATGCAGAAGTACCTCCGGACCACCAAGCAGCAGCCTTACCACACTATGGAGAGCATCCTGCAGCACCTGGAGTTTTGCATTACACACGACATGACGCCCAAG GCCTTCCTGGAGCGGTACCTAGAGGCCGGACCCACTATCCAGTACCACAAGGAACGCTGGCTGGCCAAACAGTGGACACTGGTGAGCGAGGAGCCGGTGACCAATGGGCTTAAGGATggcatcattttccttttaaagcgCCAGGACTTCAGCCTGGTGGTCAGCACCAGGAAGGTTCCCTTTTTTAAACTCTCCGAGGAGTTTGTGGACCCCAAGTCGCACAAGTTTGTTATGAGGCTGCAGTCTGAGACCTCGGTGTGA